The window GAACTGTTCGCAAGGACGAGGGGTCGGCGCGAACCTTTTTCTCTCGCGGTGAGACAGCCCACTTCACTATCCATTTCTAGACTAGTCCACTCCTTTTCTCTTCCACCCCGACCACACAAATCGATTCCACCCCAACCAGATCGTCGGCGAAGGTGTGTGCGGCGGCCAGCCCGTGCATCTCGGCGGCATGCCGGTAGTTCGAGAAAGCGGAACTGCTCGAGGATGCTGGGCACGGAAGGGGGAGGAGCAGAGCCGTCTCCGACGCGGTGTGTCTAAGAGGCGGGCGCAGAGAAGGATAgcggcggcggtcgccggcgaggGTGTTGCGGCAGCCTGCCCACGGATCTCGGCGATGGCGCCAGCTCGAGAAAGTCGCGGCGCTCGAGGATGCGTGGCGCGGAGGGAGAGAGCAGCAGCGGATCTAACGCCGCCGCCATCCGCCGCCACGGCGCTTCAGCGTCGGCATGTGGCGGAGGTCAACCAGAAGGTGGACGACGCCCTGCCGCTTGCAGCCGAGCTGCTCGTCGACGTGGACGTCGTCTTCTTTCCTGCGATGTGCCGAAGGGGAACTGCTCGCCGGGAGTCACCCATGGCCAGGTATTCCGTTCACCTTGCGGCGGTGGCTTGGTCAAAACCTTTTCGCGGCTTTGCCACTCTCTCTGGCCGGTACGTTAACCCCttgctcaccgccgccgccgtaaGAATCTCTCGTTTGAACGAGTCACACCTAGCCACTGATTCTATGGTGATTC is drawn from Aegilops tauschii subsp. strangulata cultivar AL8/78 chromosome 1, Aet v6.0, whole genome shotgun sequence and contains these coding sequences:
- the LOC109733677 gene encoding uncharacterized protein, whose product is MPVVRESGTARGCWARKGEEQSRLRRGVSKRRAQRRIAAAVAGEGVAAACPRISAMAPARESRGARGCVARRERAAADLTPPPSAATALQRRHVAEVNQKVDDALPLAAELLVDVDVVFFPAMCRRGTARRESPMARILILMHNQEVN